From Apium graveolens cultivar Ventura chromosome 9, ASM990537v1, whole genome shotgun sequence, the proteins below share one genomic window:
- the LOC141684050 gene encoding putative methyltransferase TCM_000336, with protein sequence MDVEKVFHMTGGVGDTSYARNSSLQKKGSDMVKHITTEAIQEVYVKTAPKSIGIADLGCSSGQNTLSSIKTLVDAVGQTCQKLSIYPPPEFRIYLNDLPTNDFNAIFKSLPDFYKELKEHKQYGTTGTSNCSPAIYIAAYPGTFYGRLFPDKCLHFVYSSYSLHWLSRVPAAIYNKEGESVNKGCIYISESSPPEVSQAYHRQFQEDFNLFLRSRSGELVSGGCAVLILLGRSGSNHVDRGNSFLWKILSRSFKILISKGQVEEKKLDEYDVHFYAASEDEIRVEVRKEGSFVVDRLEMFEMEKKAEGEMSYGTAVAMAVRAIQESMISHHFGEEILDSLFDVFGKLVDEELDLQEISPISFVVALKKL encoded by the exons ATGGATGTAGAGAAAGTTTTCCACATGACTGGAGGAGTTGGAGATACTAGCTATGCCAGAAATTCTTCATTGCAG AAAAAGGGATCTGATATGGTGAAGCATATAACAACAGAAGCGATTCAGGAAGTGTATGTGAAAACAGCTCCAAAGAGCATTGGCATAGCTGACTTAGGGTGTTCCTCAGGACAGAACACATTATCATCAATAAAAACTCTGGTTGATGCTGTTGGACAAACATGCCAAAAACTTTCGATCTATCCACCACCCGAGTTTCGGATTTACCTTAATGACCTCCCTACAAATGATTTCAATGCAATCTTTAAGAGCTTGCCAGATTTCTACAAAGAATTGAAAGAACACAAGCAGTATGGAACTACTGGTACAAGTAACTGTTCACCAGCTATTTACATAGCTGCTTATCCAGGCACATTTTACGGAAGACTTTTTCCAGACAAGTGCTTGCATTTTGTTTATTCCTCCTACAGCTTGCACTGGCTTTCCAGA GTACCAGCTGCGATATATAACAAAGAAGGTGAATCAGTAAACAAAGGCTGCATTTACATATCTGAATCAAGCCCGCCCGAGGTATCTCAAGCATACCATAGACAGTTCCAAGAGGACTTTAATTTGTTTCTCCGATCACGATCAGGAGAGCTTGTTTCTGGAGGATGTGCTGTGCTTATTTTGTTAGGTCGAAGTGGCTCAAATCATGTGGATAGAGGGAATTCCTTTTTATGGAAAATACTTTCTAGATcatttaaaattttgatttcAAAG GGACAAGTCGAGGAGAAGAAGCTTGATGAGTACGATGTACACTTTTATGCTGCTTCAGAAGATGAAATAAGAGTTGAAGTGCGTAAAGAGGGTTCATTTGTAGTGGACCGCTTGGAAATGTTTGAAATGGAGAAGAAAGCCGAGGGGGAGATGAGCTATGGCACAGCAGTGGCAATGGCGGTTAGGGCTATACAGGAATCGATGATTAGCCACCATTTCGGTGAAGAGATCCTTGACAGTTTGTTTGACGTGTTTGGGAAATTGGTGGATGAAGAATTGGATTTGCAAGAAATTAGTCCCATCTCTTTTGTTGTTGCTCTGAAGAAATTATAG